The Denitrificimonas caeni genome has a segment encoding these proteins:
- the pabB gene encoding aminodeoxychorismate synthase component I encodes MPICQLYPLPYQPDPSDYFQLLRNQSGAVLLDSGQPHSQRGRFDIISAWPLATVTPTAAESLADFRQRCHSLLKQLSRCQAPSPMELPFTGGLIGYLTYELNNLAHCSEVEGLASATVALYDWALITDHQSQSCWLMCHSSVPNARCTELLAIFSSPASGAAPTAPFHLTDKFRPRISPERYRADLQQIHNYIAAGDCYQVNYTQRFSSNYQGDAWHAYRSLRKRCPTPFASFIRVNAQQAILSLSPERFIQVRQGQVESRPIKGTRARGQSTTEDQALAAELMASTKDQAENLMIVDLLRNDLGRYCSTGSIRVPELFALESYPNVHHMVSSVTGTLAPQYSPLDVLMGSFPGGSITGAPKRRAMQIIAELEASVRSIYCGTIFYLDSRGEMDSSISIRTLLANHGEISCWGGGGIVYDSNIDEEYQESLQKVQVLMDTLESQHLVRTADF; translated from the coding sequence ATGCCAATTTGCCAGCTTTATCCTCTGCCCTATCAACCTGATCCCAGCGACTACTTCCAACTCTTGCGCAATCAGTCTGGCGCTGTACTTTTAGACTCTGGGCAGCCGCACAGTCAACGGGGACGCTTTGATATCATCAGCGCTTGGCCTCTGGCCACGGTTACGCCAACCGCTGCTGAGTCGCTCGCAGACTTTCGCCAACGCTGCCACTCCTTGCTCAAGCAGCTGAGCCGCTGCCAAGCGCCCAGCCCTATGGAACTGCCTTTTACTGGCGGTTTAATCGGCTATTTAACCTATGAACTAAACAACCTTGCGCACTGCTCCGAGGTTGAAGGCTTGGCCAGCGCCACTGTTGCCTTATATGACTGGGCCTTGATCACTGACCACCAAAGCCAGAGCTGCTGGTTGATGTGCCACTCCAGCGTACCTAATGCGCGCTGTACGGAACTCTTAGCGATATTTAGTAGCCCAGCCAGCGGTGCCGCGCCAACCGCGCCATTTCACTTAACCGACAAGTTTCGCCCACGCATTAGCCCTGAGCGCTACCGCGCCGATTTGCAGCAGATCCATAACTACATTGCCGCTGGCGACTGTTACCAAGTCAATTACACCCAGCGTTTTAGCAGTAATTATCAGGGGGATGCTTGGCATGCCTATCGCAGCTTGCGGAAGCGCTGCCCAACCCCCTTTGCTAGCTTTATTCGTGTGAATGCGCAGCAAGCAATTTTGAGCTTATCGCCTGAGCGTTTTATCCAAGTACGTCAGGGTCAGGTGGAAAGCCGTCCAATTAAAGGCACCCGTGCTCGCGGTCAATCCACAACAGAAGATCAAGCCCTGGCTGCAGAGCTGATGGCCAGCACTAAAGATCAAGCCGAAAACTTAATGATTGTTGATCTGCTGCGCAACGACCTTGGCCGCTACTGCAGCACTGGCAGTATTCGTGTACCTGAGTTATTTGCTTTAGAAAGCTACCCCAATGTGCACCATATGGTCAGCAGCGTCACCGGTACTTTAGCGCCGCAATACAGTCCACTGGATGTGCTAATGGGAAGCTTTCCCGGCGGCTCCATCACTGGTGCACCAAAACGGCGCGCCATGCAAATCATTGCCGAGTTGGAAGCCAGCGTGCGCAGTATTTATTGCGGAACTATTTTCTATCTGGATAGCCGCGGCGAAATGGACAGCTCCATTAGCATTCGCACCTTACTGGCCAACCATGGTGAAATCAGCTGTTGGGGTGGCGGCGGGATTGTTTACGACTCCAATATTGACGAGGAATACCAAGAGTCGCTACAAAAAGTTCAAGTCCTAATGGACACCTTAGAAAGCCAGCACCTAGTGCGCACGGCTGACTTTTAA
- the clpA gene encoding ATP-dependent Clp protease ATP-binding subunit ClpA, with product MLNLELEVTLNLAFKDARVSRHEYMTVEHLLLALLDNREAANVLRSCGVNFELMRHELRTFIDNTTPLLPETLDDADTQPTLGFQRVLQRAVFHGQSSGKQEVGGASVLVAIFSETDSHAVYVLKQHNVQRLDVVSYISHGLDSDASGANAAHSDDESAEGASEAAASPLLAYAQDLNEQARQGKIDPLIGRAHELERVAQILVRRRKNNPLLVGEAGVGKTAIAEGLARRIVDGDVPEILLDSVVYSLDLGALLAGTKYRGDFEKRLKDLLNELRKRPHAILFIDEIHMIIGAGAASGGVMDASNLLKPLLSSGEIRCIGSTTYQEFREIFEKDRALARRFQKVDINEPSVEDTYRILQGLKEYFEQHHQISYTDGALRAASELAAKHINDRYMPDKAIDVVDEAGAFQRLQSEESRAEAIDVTQIEEIVAKIARIPSRQVSSSDKEQLRHLERDLRLTVFGQEAAIEALATAIKLSRAGLKSANKPVGSFLFTGPTGVGKTEVAKQLANSLGIELVRFDMSEYMERHTVSRLIGAPPGYVGFDQGGLLTEAVTKQPHCVLLLDEIEKAHPDVFNLLLQVMDNGTLTDNNGRKADFKHVTLVMTTNVGAETAARASMGFAQQDHSTDAMEALKKTFSPEFRNRLDSIIQFSRLSLDTLKFIVDKFLTELQAQLEEKRVQLDVTEDARTWLAEHGYDPDMGARPMARLIQEQIKRPLAEEILFGELSEQGGIAHVGVKGNGLVLTCAKELSAEPA from the coding sequence ATGTTGAATTTAGAACTTGAGGTCACCCTCAACCTGGCATTTAAAGATGCTCGAGTCAGTCGCCATGAGTACATGACGGTTGAGCATCTCTTGCTGGCCTTACTGGATAACCGTGAGGCGGCAAATGTATTGCGTAGTTGCGGGGTCAACTTTGAGCTGATGCGCCACGAATTACGCACATTTATTGATAACACCACACCTTTATTGCCGGAAACGCTGGACGATGCTGATACTCAGCCCACCCTTGGTTTTCAGCGAGTGCTGCAACGGGCAGTATTTCATGGACAAAGCTCCGGCAAACAAGAAGTGGGTGGTGCCAGTGTTTTAGTGGCGATTTTTAGCGAAACTGATAGCCATGCAGTGTATGTGCTCAAGCAGCACAATGTGCAGCGCTTGGATGTGGTCAGCTATATTTCTCACGGTTTAGACAGCGATGCCAGTGGCGCCAATGCTGCACACAGTGATGACGAAAGCGCTGAGGGCGCCAGTGAAGCAGCTGCCAGTCCATTGCTGGCCTATGCACAGGATTTAAACGAACAAGCGCGGCAAGGCAAAATCGATCCGCTCATTGGTCGTGCGCATGAGTTGGAGCGTGTGGCGCAGATTTTAGTTCGTCGCCGTAAAAACAACCCATTGTTAGTGGGTGAGGCTGGGGTGGGTAAAACTGCCATTGCGGAAGGTTTAGCGCGGCGCATTGTTGATGGTGATGTGCCTGAGATTTTGCTCGACAGCGTGGTTTACTCGCTGGATTTAGGCGCGTTATTGGCCGGTACTAAGTACCGTGGTGATTTTGAGAAACGCCTCAAAGATTTGCTCAATGAATTGCGCAAGCGTCCCCATGCGATTTTATTTATTGATGAAATCCATATGATTATTGGGGCTGGCGCTGCTTCCGGTGGGGTGATGGATGCGTCTAATTTACTGAAGCCGCTCTTGTCCTCTGGGGAAATTCGCTGCATTGGTTCTACCACCTATCAAGAGTTTCGTGAGATTTTTGAGAAAGACCGAGCGTTGGCCCGCCGTTTTCAGAAAGTTGACATTAATGAGCCATCGGTGGAAGACACTTACCGGATTTTGCAGGGCTTAAAAGAGTATTTTGAGCAGCACCATCAGATCAGCTATACGGACGGCGCGTTACGTGCGGCGTCTGAATTGGCGGCTAAGCATATCAATGACCGTTATATGCCAGACAAAGCCATTGACGTGGTGGATGAAGCCGGTGCTTTCCAGCGCTTACAGTCAGAAGAGAGTCGCGCTGAAGCCATTGACGTGACTCAGATTGAAGAAATTGTGGCAAAAATTGCCCGCATTCCTTCACGGCAAGTGAGCAGCTCAGATAAAGAGCAATTGCGGCACTTGGAACGTGATTTGCGCTTAACTGTATTTGGTCAAGAAGCTGCCATTGAGGCGCTGGCCACAGCGATTAAGCTGTCGCGCGCAGGGTTGAAATCGGCGAATAAACCTGTGGGTTCTTTCTTGTTTACTGGCCCAACTGGGGTGGGTAAAACCGAAGTGGCGAAACAGTTGGCCAATTCGCTGGGTATCGAGTTGGTGCGCTTTGATATGTCAGAATATATGGAGCGCCATACTGTTTCGCGTTTGATCGGTGCGCCACCGGGTTATGTTGGTTTTGATCAAGGCGGCCTCCTTACCGAGGCGGTTACCAAACAACCCCACTGTGTGTTGTTGCTCGATGAAATCGAAAAAGCTCACCCCGATGTGTTTAATCTGCTGTTACAGGTGATGGATAACGGTACTTTAACCGATAACAATGGCCGTAAAGCTGACTTTAAGCACGTGACTTTAGTAATGACGACCAACGTTGGTGCAGAAACTGCGGCCCGCGCTTCTATGGGCTTTGCCCAGCAAGACCACAGCACTGACGCCATGGAAGCATTGAAGAAAACCTTCAGCCCTGAGTTTCGTAACCGCTTGGACAGCATTATTCAGTTCAGCCGCTTAAGCCTCGACACATTGAAATTCATCGTCGATAAGTTCTTAACTGAATTGCAAGCGCAGTTGGAAGAAAAGCGTGTGCAGCTGGATGTTACTGAAGATGCACGTACTTGGTTGGCCGAGCATGGTTATGACCCAGATATGGGCGCACGACCCATGGCGCGTTTGATTCAAGAGCAGATTAAGCGGCCTTTGGCAGAGGAGATCCTCTTTGGTGAGCTATCTGAGCAGGGCGGCATTGCCCATGTGGGTGTGAAAGGGAATGGCTTAGTCTTGACCTGTGCAAAGGAACTCAGCGCCGAACCCGCTTAA
- a CDS encoding LemA family protein, whose amino-acid sequence MSLFLVGLLIAAILVLAWGVSLYNALVRLKHSVTKAWSNIDVLLKQRHDELPKLVETCKQYMQHERNTLEAVISARNAVSSAREQQDMGALGTAETGLRLGLGKLFALAENYPDLKANESFQFLQQRISGLESGIADRRELYNEAVNLNNVRIEQFPDVIIARYFNFTAAELLRFSDAEIADVDVKSLFG is encoded by the coding sequence ATGAGTCTGTTTTTAGTGGGATTGTTAATAGCTGCTATTTTAGTGCTCGCGTGGGGCGTGAGTTTATATAACGCTTTGGTGCGCCTTAAGCATAGCGTGACTAAAGCCTGGTCCAATATTGATGTATTACTTAAACAGCGTCACGACGAGCTGCCTAAGCTGGTGGAAACCTGCAAGCAGTATATGCAACATGAAAGAAACACCTTAGAAGCAGTCATCAGTGCTCGTAATGCCGTGTCCAGTGCGCGCGAGCAGCAAGATATGGGTGCTCTAGGTACAGCGGAAACAGGTCTGCGTTTAGGCTTGGGCAAGCTCTTTGCCCTAGCGGAAAATTACCCTGACCTTAAAGCTAACGAAAGCTTTCAGTTTTTGCAGCAACGTATTAGCGGCTTAGAAAGTGGTATTGCTGATCGCCGTGAGCTGTATAACGAGGCAGTTAATCTAAATAACGTCCGTATCGAGCAGTTTCCTGATGTGATTATTGCCCGCTACTTTAACTTTACTGCCGCGGAACTATTGCGTTTTAGTGATGCTGAAATAGCAGATGTTGATGTTAAAAGCCTGTTCGGTTAA
- a CDS encoding ATP-dependent zinc protease — protein sequence MRFNIIALLTYLVLIPSMTTANEKNIYGLNEDVYIADIDMHMSAKLDTGAKTASLSARDIERFKRDGESWVRFYLALDEASEHLYELPLTRISKIKRRSGDYDPEEDKSYTPRPVVEMTVCMGRALRTIEVNLTDRSTFQYPFLLGSTALKQFNALVDPSLKYSAGKPKCETDNITTAIAE from the coding sequence ATGAGATTTAATATTATTGCCCTGCTGACTTACCTTGTTTTAATTCCGTCTATGACCACAGCCAACGAAAAGAATATTTACGGCTTAAATGAAGATGTGTATATCGCCGATATAGATATGCACATGTCAGCAAAGCTTGATACCGGCGCTAAAACCGCCTCGCTCAGCGCCCGCGACATTGAACGTTTTAAACGTGATGGTGAGTCTTGGGTGCGTTTTTACTTAGCACTCGATGAAGCCAGCGAGCATCTTTATGAGTTACCCTTAACCCGTATTAGCAAAATCAAACGCCGCTCAGGTGACTACGACCCAGAAGAAGATAAAAGCTATACGCCCCGCCCTGTGGTAGAAATGACAGTGTGCATGGGCCGAGCACTGCGCACCATTGAAGTCAATTTAACTGACCGCAGCACCTTTCAATATCCTTTTTTGTTAGGCTCCACAGCGCTCAAACAGTTTAATGCCTTAGTTGACCCCAGTTTGAAATACTCTGCGGGTAAACCCAAGTGCGAAACCGACAACATCACCACTGCCATAGCTGAGTAA
- a CDS encoding inactive transglutaminase family protein produces the protein MRSLTLHLRILIALCVIIGGSVTAYQIFVLGIPVSADETDNLWNIDAKVEFQANPSEPIKLQMFVPPLNQNYISLNESFISNNYGVSVNRDDDNRRVTWSARRASGKQTLYYRMVMTKRYSGEKVKEKGPIYRETLPVDGPEKVASEALLAPIRQHSADVETFISEAIKRVNNVNDDNVRLLLGGDTSSERKADVIDVLLSIAHVPMQRLHTIRLQADMNQTPELWLRSFNGEKWLYFNPQSGEQGLPDDRMIWWIGDAPLINLEGGTKASVNFTLNSSEINAIRLAQMSNDNTDASFLDYSLYGLPLQTQQIYQVMIMIPLGVMVILVLRNLGGLQTLGTFTPVLIALAFRETQLGFGIMLFTVITTLGLALRSYLEHLKLQMLPRLSVVLTFVVVLIAVISLFSHKLGLERGMSVSLFPMVILTMTIERLSITWEERGGGHAFKVAVGTLFAASLAHYLMSVSELNYFIFTFPAVLLLMVAFMLAMGRYRGYRLTELFRFKAFLKD, from the coding sequence ATGCGTTCTTTGACACTGCACCTAAGAATACTAATCGCTTTATGTGTCATTATTGGTGGCTCAGTTACCGCCTATCAAATTTTTGTCTTAGGCATTCCGGTATCCGCTGACGAAACGGATAACCTGTGGAATATTGATGCCAAAGTAGAGTTTCAGGCCAACCCCAGCGAGCCAATCAAACTGCAAATGTTTGTGCCACCACTGAATCAAAACTACATTAGCCTCAATGAAAGCTTTATTTCCAACAACTACGGCGTCAGCGTTAACCGCGATGATGATAACCGCCGCGTAACTTGGTCAGCTCGCCGCGCCAGTGGCAAGCAAACCCTGTATTACCGCATGGTCATGACCAAACGCTATAGCGGTGAAAAGGTCAAAGAAAAAGGCCCAATTTACCGGGAAACACTGCCAGTAGATGGCCCCGAAAAAGTAGCCTCTGAAGCGCTGCTGGCCCCCATTCGCCAACACTCTGCCGACGTAGAAACCTTTATCAGTGAAGCCATCAAGCGGGTTAACAACGTTAACGATGATAACGTGCGCCTTTTACTGGGTGGCGACACCTCCAGCGAACGTAAAGCCGATGTGATTGATGTACTGCTCTCCATCGCCCACGTTCCGATGCAGCGCTTACATACCATTCGTTTACAAGCCGATATGAACCAAACGCCTGAGTTGTGGTTGCGCAGCTTTAATGGCGAAAAATGGCTGTATTTTAACCCGCAGTCCGGTGAGCAAGGTTTACCCGATGACCGCATGATTTGGTGGATCGGTGATGCACCACTGATTAATCTAGAGGGCGGCACTAAAGCGTCGGTGAACTTTACTCTAAACAGCAGTGAAATTAACGCTATTCGCTTAGCGCAAATGAGCAATGACAACACTGATGCAAGCTTTTTAGACTACTCTTTGTACGGCCTTCCGCTGCAAACTCAGCAAATCTATCAAGTGATGATTATGATTCCGCTGGGGGTCATGGTGATTCTGGTGCTGCGTAACCTCGGCGGCCTACAAACCTTGGGCACCTTTACGCCCGTATTGATTGCCCTAGCCTTTCGCGAGACCCAACTGGGCTTTGGCATCATGCTGTTTACTGTAATTACGACCCTTGGTTTAGCCCTGCGCTCTTATTTGGAACACTTGAAACTGCAAATGTTACCCAGGCTCTCGGTGGTCTTAACCTTTGTTGTGGTATTGATTGCAGTAATCAGCCTGTTTAGCCATAAGCTGGGCTTAGAGCGCGGCATGTCAGTATCACTGTTCCCAATGGTAATTCTGACCATGACCATTGAGCGTTTGTCGATCACTTGGGAAGAGCGTGGCGGCGGCCATGCCTTTAAAGTCGCTGTTGGCACTCTGTTTGCTGCTTCTTTAGCGCACTACTTAATGAGTGTCTCGGAGCTCAACTACTTTATCTTTACCTTCCCAGCAGTATTGTTACTGATGGTGGCCTTTATGCTGGCTATGGGTCGCTACCGCGGCTACCGCTTAACTGAGCTGTTCCGTTTTAAAGCCTTCTTAAAGGACTGA
- a CDS encoding alpha-L-glutamate ligase-like protein, whose amino-acid sequence MLGFGLIKTWRELSAKGIMGINRRNADYVLKYNKRSLYPVVDDKILTKERAIEAGINVPEMYGIISTEKEISKLDSILAGRTDFVIKPAMGAGGDGILVVADRFEDRYKTVSGKIISHEEIEYQISSILTGLYSLGGSRDRALIEYRVTPDPLFKSISYEGVPDIRVIVLMGYPIMAMLRLPTRQSGGKANLHQGAIGVGVDLATGHTLQGTWLNNKISKHPDTSNHVAGLQLPDWQGFMRLAAGSYELCGLGYIGVDMVLDQEQGPLILELNARPGLNIQIANNAGLTLRAHAVEDHIAELKRQGKTETVEERMHFSQTLFASVPS is encoded by the coding sequence ATGCTTGGGTTTGGTTTAATTAAAACGTGGCGCGAGCTCAGTGCGAAAGGCATTATGGGCATCAACCGCCGTAATGCCGACTACGTACTTAAATACAATAAGCGCAGCCTGTATCCGGTGGTGGATGACAAAATCCTCACCAAAGAACGCGCTATCGAAGCTGGCATTAACGTGCCAGAAATGTACGGCATTATTTCCACCGAAAAAGAGATCAGTAAACTCGACAGCATTTTGGCTGGGCGCACTGACTTTGTGATTAAACCTGCAATGGGTGCTGGCGGTGATGGTATTTTGGTGGTTGCTGACCGCTTTGAGGACCGTTATAAAACGGTCTCTGGCAAAATCATTAGCCACGAAGAAATTGAGTATCAGATTTCCAGCATCCTAACCGGACTCTACTCTTTAGGCGGCTCCCGTGATCGTGCTCTAATTGAATACCGCGTGACCCCTGACCCACTGTTTAAAAGCATCAGTTACGAAGGTGTGCCGGACATTCGTGTGATTGTCTTGATGGGTTACCCCATTATGGCCATGTTGCGTTTACCCACCCGCCAATCCGGTGGTAAAGCTAACCTGCACCAAGGCGCCATCGGGGTTGGCGTTGACCTGGCCACAGGGCATACCTTACAGGGAACATGGCTGAACAATAAAATCAGCAAACACCCAGACACCAGCAACCATGTGGCCGGTTTACAGTTACCAGACTGGCAAGGCTTTATGCGCTTAGCCGCAGGCAGTTATGAGCTGTGCGGCCTTGGTTATATTGGTGTGGATATGGTGCTCGACCAAGAGCAAGGCCCTTTAATTCTAGAACTGAACGCTCGGCCCGGTTTGAATATTCAAATCGCCAATAACGCCGGTTTAACCCTGCGCGCGCACGCGGTGGAAGACCACATTGCTGAACTAAAACGCCAAGGCAAAACTGAAACTGTGGAAGAGCGCATGCACTTTTCCCAGACTTTATTTGCCAGCGTTCCTTCTTAA
- the clpS gene encoding ATP-dependent Clp protease adapter ClpS — translation MTVNPLDPDHFEQHDDDLATAPAKPELQPPPMYRVIMLNDDYTPMDFVVEVLESYFAMSREQSTQTMLAVHHQGQAVCGIYTRDIAETKAHQVSQYARECNHPLLCEIEQDA, via the coding sequence ATGACTGTTAATCCATTAGATCCTGACCACTTTGAACAGCACGATGACGATTTAGCCACAGCTCCGGCTAAGCCCGAGTTACAACCGCCACCGATGTACCGCGTCATTATGCTCAATGATGACTACACGCCGATGGACTTTGTGGTTGAGGTTTTAGAAAGTTATTTTGCCATGAGCCGAGAGCAGTCAACACAGACCATGCTAGCAGTCCATCATCAAGGACAGGCGGTGTGTGGTATCTATACCCGTGATATTGCTGAAACCAAAGCACATCAGGTCAGTCAATATGCACGAGAATGCAATCACCCTTTATTGTGTGAAATAGAGCAAGACGCATAA
- a CDS encoding methyl-accepting chemotaxis protein → MNHLPEKRQMSVQAKINITLLSVFFVVMSASLMFSAHNEKELVLSVVEQQTKDAADSYFDSINTMMLTGTMAQRSVLRDKILARPGVTDARIVRAEGITKTYGAGYDHQAPADELDRRALAGEEIMQISKDGNGRLLTVINPIRAEQDYRGTNCLTCHQVQEDSVVGAVRISYSLDALDSQVARNLWTAAGIQLLLLLAGLFVIVVIVRQTVIKRIHAMRHTMEAIAKDDDLSYSIAVGNRDEVGAMGEAFNRMIAKFKHSLHAVSDVTQQLGDVSDQVASVADTTLKAVVEQRTETDMVASAMNEMSATVNEVARHATQTAEASQGADDESKAGVLVAEEAIAGIKELIAEIESAASVVQQVETDTDSISAVLDVIKGIAEQTNLLALNAAIEAARAGEQGRGFAVVADEVRTLASRTQKSTEEIQNMIERLQHGVKDAVGAMAGAQERAMTGSDCVEKASQSLHVIAAEVATINDMNTQIATAAEEQSAVAEEINRNVTTISTIADSTSTGATQTAQSSEELVRLTLELRRLVDQFKL, encoded by the coding sequence ATGAATCACCTGCCAGAAAAACGTCAGATGTCAGTGCAAGCAAAAATAAATATAACCTTGCTGTCGGTGTTTTTTGTTGTGATGTCAGCCTCGCTTATGTTTTCTGCACACAATGAGAAAGAGTTAGTGTTGAGTGTGGTAGAACAACAAACCAAGGATGCGGCAGATAGCTATTTTGATAGCATTAACACCATGATGCTGACCGGCACCATGGCCCAACGCAGCGTTTTACGCGATAAGATCCTGGCCCGACCAGGTGTGACTGATGCGCGAATTGTCCGCGCTGAAGGCATTACCAAAACCTATGGCGCAGGTTATGATCACCAAGCCCCCGCTGACGAATTGGATCGCCGCGCTTTGGCCGGTGAAGAGATTATGCAAATCTCCAAGGACGGCAATGGCCGCCTGTTAACTGTGATTAATCCAATCCGTGCTGAGCAAGATTACCGTGGCACCAATTGCTTAACCTGCCACCAAGTGCAAGAAGACTCTGTAGTTGGCGCGGTCCGTATCAGTTATTCCCTCGATGCTTTAGACAGCCAAGTGGCGCGTAACTTATGGACTGCTGCGGGCATTCAACTGCTGTTATTGCTGGCTGGTTTATTTGTGATTGTGGTGATTGTCCGTCAGACCGTTATTAAGCGTATTCACGCGATGCGTCATACCATGGAAGCCATTGCCAAAGATGATGACCTCAGCTACAGCATTGCCGTGGGTAACCGTGATGAAGTGGGGGCCATGGGTGAAGCCTTTAATCGCATGATTGCTAAGTTTAAGCACAGCTTGCATGCAGTGTCTGATGTTACTCAGCAGTTGGGCGATGTTTCTGATCAGGTGGCCAGTGTCGCCGATACCACTTTAAAAGCAGTGGTTGAGCAGCGCACGGAAACCGACATGGTTGCCTCGGCCATGAACGAAATGAGCGCCACAGTCAATGAGGTGGCACGTCATGCCACGCAAACTGCAGAAGCTTCGCAAGGGGCTGATGATGAGTCGAAAGCTGGAGTCTTGGTCGCTGAAGAAGCCATCGCTGGAATTAAAGAGCTGATTGCTGAAATTGAAAGCGCCGCCAGTGTCGTGCAACAGGTAGAAACCGATACCGATAGCATCAGCGCAGTGCTGGATGTGATTAAGGGCATTGCTGAGCAAACAAACTTGCTGGCACTCAACGCAGCCATTGAGGCGGCCCGTGCCGGTGAGCAAGGCCGTGGCTTTGCGGTGGTGGCTGATGAAGTGCGCACCTTGGCTTCACGCACGCAAAAATCCACTGAAGAAATTCAGAATATGATTGAGCGGCTCCAGCATGGGGTGAAGGATGCGGTGGGAGCGATGGCCGGTGCGCAAGAGCGTGCCATGACCGGCTCTGACTGTGTGGAAAAAGCCTCGCAAAGCCTGCATGTGATTGCTGCTGAAGTGGCAACCATTAACGATATGAATACTCAGATTGCCACCGCAGCGGAAGAGCAAAGCGCAGTGGCAGAAGAGATTAATCGTAATGTGACTACAATCAGTACCATTGCTGATAGCACTTCAACCGGTGCCACGCAAACTGCGCAAAGCAGTGAAGAGCTGGTGCGCTTGACCCTAGAGCTGCGCAGGTTGGTGGATCAATTTAAACTCTAA